The nucleotide sequence AGTTAAGTCTGTCCTCCAGGTCCTTGGTCCTCGTCGTCGTGAAACTCTTTGAGGAGATTGAGAATCTGAgcctccatcctcctaacacgGGCAAGCAACCGGTTGCAGGAATGAAGGTAACCCTTGACGTTGTCCTTTTGGCATTTGTCGATGTAGAGGTCCATGTCCCTGAGAATCTGCATCAGCTCATCAACCACCTGGGAGTACTCCATGACCCGAGCAGGGTCCCTCTCAAGAACCTCATCGAGCTCTCTCCTGGCAGTCTCCAACCACTCGGCGGACAGACG is from Camelina sativa cultivar DH55 unplaced genomic scaffold, Cs unpScaffold14289, whole genome shotgun sequence and encodes:
- the LOC104775429 gene encoding uncharacterized protein LOC104775429 encodes the protein YDSDSYDSLKARIRLSAEWLETARRELDEVLERDPARVMEYSQVVDELMQILRDMDLYIDKCQKDNVKGYLHSCNRLLARVRRMEAQILNLLKEFHDDEDQGPGGQT